A stretch of the Xanthocytophaga agilis genome encodes the following:
- the ung gene encoding uracil-DNA glycosylase has translation MDVKLEPSWKSHLEAEFTKPYFTKLTNFVKDEYANHTIYPAGNKIFYAFEATPFDKVEVVLLGQDPYHGAGQAHGLSFSVNDGVTTPPSLHNIYKEIRDDLGKPIPKSGNLTRWAEQGVLLLNATLTVRANTAGSHQKKGWEEFTDAAIKALSDQKENLVFLLWGAYAQKKGAIIDASKHLVLKAAHPSPFAADKGFFGCKHFSQANAYLKEHGKKEIDW, from the coding sequence ATGGACGTTAAGCTTGAACCTTCCTGGAAAAGCCATTTAGAAGCAGAATTTACAAAACCTTATTTTACAAAGCTGACTAACTTTGTAAAGGATGAATATGCCAACCACACTATTTATCCTGCTGGAAATAAAATATTTTATGCATTTGAAGCCACTCCATTTGACAAAGTAGAGGTAGTGTTATTAGGACAAGATCCTTATCATGGAGCTGGACAGGCTCATGGACTTTCCTTTTCTGTAAATGATGGTGTTACAACGCCTCCATCTTTACATAATATATACAAAGAAATAAGAGACGATCTGGGAAAACCCATTCCTAAATCGGGTAATCTAACACGTTGGGCAGAGCAAGGTGTATTATTGCTAAACGCCACATTGACTGTACGAGCTAATACAGCGGGATCACATCAGAAAAAAGGGTGGGAAGAATTTACAGATGCTGCTATAAAAGCTCTGTCAGACCAGAAAGAAAATCTTGTATTTCTTTTATGGGGGGCTTATGCACAGAAGAAAGGAGCTATTATAGATGCATCCAAACACTTGGTGTTAAAGGCTGCTCACCCATCGCCGTTTGCTGCTGATAAGGGCTTTTTTGGCTGTAAACACTTCAGTCAGGCCAATGCCTATTTAAAAGAGCATGGTAAGAAGGAGATAGATTGGTAA
- a CDS encoding tetratricopeptide repeat protein, whose amino-acid sequence MKYLFYILLIPFYLFSVCSTAQTKLSVKETGEISYQAKNAISELEQLLNFVTFSDNAPNELADVIEKSYTPNARNQIFYDKTVVIEDDTDPDFHLNKTKDLPVDKYIHTLDIYYSKSIDPSIIFSNIRVSDVKKKDYYYVKLVFDCEFKGQNTKKSSPYKLQTRQATIRAEKNGNRWKAFIYGITFYDPKKPFDTKENNVIVTSGEDQPIVLGNKEASDNQIAVKEAVDKVALARAEEEKKAKEAAYNDAIRIANTAMENNDYQTALDAYHKAIEYNSFAPLPRLQIQKIERDFKNRLETLIQTAELYQKSRSYDDALTYYRKALEAQPEASARIQPQISLLTNRISEIVPIRTKIETGHIAEAINDCDELIRQKNKQKIIKDYPDLYLLRAQCYVRSSQRNAYTKALDDFSEAIQLDPLYLDAYLTRATYYENRKELDKAVIDYDYITTRIFPNEAKYYLKKARLKEQLGLTKQAVADYDKAIQLAPNNPLYHLQKGLLEYRNHDLEAARRSYTQALNLNVTYTEAYYQRGIAFADQQKIDEAAADFRKAQKLGGADSLTVRFLRAKSNEYHNIGATALRNRDTKKSDNMFTLALALDPNNNSVWISRGDSYYEKKDYKKALEYYNTATLANSRNSEGYYKKGLALMQLKQNKEALANFNTALQYNNTYLDVYKSIGDVLLAMNQITQATANYQRLIEVLLPVYQNQQKKMQVDASLKQNLAELYAEVAKCQNQLQAYANAVQSADQSLTYDPLYAEAYYQRGIAYQALKQYTNAAEALSRAVRQKPNYLPYQYTYGMSALKAEKYNDAIVAFTQVLALDNEQTIKDTRYLRGVSFYHQNKIEEALQDFILYAVKNPNEVNPKFYTYYGLAHLHKKQTNAAAKHLQKAYSLNKIDGFVLLGMACLASEQNKPQEAIQWLKKAFQSRKLEYSALRKEEDLLRSVRSGSTYSEYVKLKKMYFPNS is encoded by the coding sequence ATGAAGTATTTATTCTATATACTCCTTATTCCCTTTTATTTATTTTCGGTCTGTTCTACAGCTCAGACTAAGCTGAGTGTCAAAGAAACCGGCGAAATCAGTTATCAGGCCAAGAATGCAATCAGCGAACTAGAGCAATTGCTCAACTTTGTAACTTTTTCTGACAATGCCCCTAACGAATTGGCAGATGTAATTGAGAAAAGTTATACTCCCAACGCCCGCAACCAGATCTTCTATGATAAAACAGTTGTCATAGAAGATGATACCGATCCCGACTTCCATCTGAATAAGACTAAAGATCTACCTGTAGATAAATACATTCATACCCTCGATATCTACTATAGCAAGAGTATTGATCCTTCCATTATTTTTTCTAATATCCGGGTTTCTGATGTAAAAAAGAAAGATTATTATTATGTGAAACTCGTATTTGACTGTGAATTCAAAGGCCAGAACACAAAAAAAAGTTCTCCCTACAAACTTCAGACACGCCAGGCAACCATCCGGGCTGAGAAAAATGGCAACCGGTGGAAAGCCTTTATTTATGGCATTACGTTTTACGATCCCAAGAAACCATTTGATACAAAAGAGAATAATGTCATTGTGACCAGTGGTGAAGATCAACCCATTGTGTTGGGCAATAAAGAAGCTTCTGATAACCAGATTGCAGTCAAAGAAGCTGTAGACAAAGTAGCACTGGCACGTGCAGAAGAAGAAAAAAAGGCAAAAGAAGCAGCCTATAATGACGCTATACGTATTGCCAATACAGCAATGGAGAACAATGATTATCAGACTGCCTTAGATGCCTATCACAAAGCCATTGAATACAATAGTTTTGCACCTCTGCCTCGTCTTCAGATTCAGAAAATTGAACGGGATTTCAAGAATCGATTAGAGACTCTTATCCAAACAGCAGAACTCTATCAAAAAAGTCGCAGTTACGACGATGCGTTAACTTATTATAGAAAAGCACTTGAAGCTCAGCCTGAAGCATCAGCCCGTATTCAACCACAAATCAGTTTGCTTACCAACCGTATCAGTGAAATTGTACCGATACGTACCAAAATAGAGACGGGCCATATTGCAGAAGCCATCAACGATTGTGATGAACTTATCCGTCAGAAAAACAAACAGAAAATAATTAAAGACTATCCGGATTTGTATCTGTTGCGCGCACAATGTTATGTTCGGTCTTCCCAACGTAATGCATACACCAAAGCACTGGATGACTTTTCAGAAGCCATCCAGCTAGACCCTCTGTATCTGGATGCATACCTGACTCGTGCAACTTACTATGAAAACCGCAAAGAGTTAGACAAGGCTGTTATAGATTATGATTATATTACCACCCGAATCTTTCCTAATGAAGCCAAGTATTATCTAAAGAAAGCACGTCTCAAAGAACAACTAGGCTTAACCAAACAAGCAGTAGCAGATTACGACAAGGCTATTCAGCTTGCACCAAACAATCCGTTGTATCATTTGCAAAAAGGTTTGCTTGAATATCGGAATCATGATCTTGAGGCGGCCCGACGCAGCTATACACAAGCCTTGAATCTCAATGTAACCTATACAGAAGCCTACTATCAACGAGGTATTGCATTTGCAGATCAGCAAAAAATTGACGAAGCAGCAGCAGATTTCCGGAAAGCACAAAAACTGGGAGGTGCAGATAGTCTCACAGTACGTTTTCTACGAGCAAAAAGTAATGAATACCATAATATAGGTGCGACAGCCCTTCGTAACCGCGATACCAAAAAATCAGATAATATGTTTACACTGGCATTAGCATTAGATCCTAACAATAACAGTGTCTGGATTTCCCGTGGTGATTCCTATTATGAAAAAAAGGACTATAAAAAGGCACTGGAATATTACAATACAGCCACTCTCGCCAATAGCCGTAACAGTGAAGGGTACTATAAAAAAGGACTTGCTCTGATGCAATTAAAACAAAATAAAGAAGCTCTTGCAAACTTTAATACTGCCCTGCAATATAACAACACCTATCTGGATGTTTACAAAAGCATAGGAGATGTCCTTTTAGCCATGAATCAGATTACTCAGGCTACTGCTAATTATCAGCGGTTGATAGAGGTGCTTTTACCTGTTTATCAGAATCAGCAGAAAAAAATGCAGGTAGATGCTTCTCTCAAACAAAATCTGGCAGAATTGTATGCAGAGGTGGCTAAATGCCAGAATCAGTTACAGGCCTATGCAAATGCTGTACAAAGTGCAGATCAGTCCCTTACCTACGATCCATTATATGCAGAAGCCTATTATCAGCGAGGTATTGCCTATCAGGCCTTAAAACAATATACGAATGCCGCAGAAGCATTAAGTAGAGCAGTGCGACAAAAACCCAATTATTTGCCGTACCAATATACCTATGGTATGTCGGCATTAAAGGCAGAGAAATACAATGATGCCATTGTAGCATTTACCCAGGTTCTGGCACTGGATAATGAACAAACCATTAAAGACACACGCTACCTGCGGGGCGTTAGCTTTTATCATCAGAACAAAATAGAAGAGGCATTACAGGATTTTATTCTTTACGCTGTAAAAAATCCCAATGAGGTTAATCCTAAGTTTTACACCTACTATGGTTTAGCACATTTACATAAAAAACAAACCAATGCAGCTGCCAAACATCTACAGAAAGCCTATAGTCTGAATAAAATTGATGGATTTGTATTATTGGGAATGGCTTGTCTGGCATCTGAACAAAATAAACCACAGGAAGCAATCCAGTGGTTGAAAAAGGCATTCCAGAGCCGTAAATTAGAGTATTCTGCGTTGCGAAAAGAAGAAGATCTGCTCCGGTCAGTTCGTTCAGGATCGACCTATTCTGAATATGTCAAACTAAAAAAAATGTATTTTCCGAATAGTTAG
- a CDS encoding class I SAM-dependent methyltransferase → MIFLRYLQFWLRSGNAHAIHSPFVFQLYNQVIRNTKPYYCFETLEDSRMDLLTSQESITIRDFGAGSRVNASKQRKIRDLARHSEKSPSLAQLLFRLVNYFQPSTIFDLGTCLGTTTLYLAHGCKHAQLYTFEGDPGLAALSRQRFEKLNCSHIQSVVGNIDETLEETLKKIERLDFVFFDANHRLEPTLRYFEQCLRKSHENSVFVFDDIYWSDEMQQAWQQIKKHPSVILTVDLFYIGIVFFRKKQPVQHFTLRS, encoded by the coding sequence TTGATTTTTTTACGATATCTGCAATTCTGGTTACGTTCCGGGAATGCGCATGCCATTCATTCTCCATTCGTCTTTCAGCTTTACAATCAGGTTATACGCAATACCAAACCCTATTACTGTTTTGAAACGCTGGAAGACTCCAGAATGGATCTTTTAACTTCTCAGGAAAGTATCACAATCAGGGATTTTGGAGCAGGATCAAGAGTAAATGCCTCTAAGCAGCGTAAAATCAGAGATTTAGCCCGTCATTCAGAGAAATCTCCCAGTCTGGCACAACTTCTATTCAGACTAGTAAACTACTTTCAACCTTCTACCATTTTTGATCTGGGTACTTGTTTAGGTACTACCACACTTTATCTGGCTCACGGATGTAAACATGCGCAACTATATACATTTGAAGGAGATCCGGGACTGGCAGCTTTATCCCGGCAACGGTTCGAAAAACTCAATTGCTCTCACATTCAATCTGTGGTTGGAAACATTGATGAGACATTAGAAGAAACATTGAAAAAAATTGAAAGGCTGGATTTTGTTTTCTTTGATGCGAATCATCGGTTAGAGCCTACCTTACGCTATTTTGAGCAATGTCTGCGGAAATCGCATGAAAATTCAGTATTTGTCTTCGATGATATCTATTGGTCAGACGAAATGCAGCAGGCCTGGCAACAAATCAAAAAACATCCATCAGTCATACTTACAGTTGATTTATTTTACATCGGGATTGTTTTCTTTAGAAAGAAGCAACCTGTGCAACATTTTACACTTCGAAGCTAA
- the apaG gene encoding Co2+/Mg2+ efflux protein ApaG, with amino-acid sequence MVTEITEGVKVTVATEYQPEYSSPAQEHYVFTYKISIENCSEYTVQLLRRHWHIHDSNGSIREVEGEGVIGLQPVLEPGETHEYVSGCNLKTNIGKMKGTYLMERIVDGKQFRVRIPEFTMVVPYRLN; translated from the coding sequence ATGGTTACTGAAATTACGGAAGGTGTAAAAGTTACGGTAGCAACCGAATACCAACCTGAATATTCAAGCCCGGCTCAGGAGCATTATGTGTTTACCTACAAAATCAGTATTGAAAATTGTAGCGAATACACAGTACAATTGCTTCGCCGTCACTGGCATATTCATGATTCCAACGGATCTATCCGCGAGGTAGAAGGAGAAGGAGTAATTGGTCTGCAACCAGTATTAGAGCCAGGAGAGACTCATGAATATGTATCTGGTTGTAATCTAAAAACCAATATTGGTAAAATGAAAGGAACGTATCTGATGGAACGAATTGTAGATGGCAAACAATTCCGGGTTCGTATTCCAGAATTTACGATGGTAGTTCCCTATCGTCTTAACTAG